A window of Sphingorhabdus lacus contains these coding sequences:
- the thiC gene encoding phosphomethylpyrimidine synthase ThiC: MADIPARTEIGVTTGPIRGSKKIYVGERRVAMREIHLEPSSGEQPVRVYDTSGPYTDPNALIDISAGLPEIRKDWIRARGDVEEVTQREVRPEDNGQLGPDRSGGVAPFPNVRKQVLRAKPGMNVSQMHYARRGIITPEMEYVAERENLGRARLAEYIRDGESFGAEIPDYVTPEFVRDEVARGRAIIPNNINHPESEPMAIGRNFLVKINANIGNSAVASDVATEVDKMVWSIRWGADTVMDLSTGRNIHDTREWIIRNSPVPIGTVPIYQALEKVGGIAEDLTWDIFRDTLIEQAEQGVDYFTIHAGVRLPYVPLAAKRVTGIVSRGGSIMAKWCLAHHKESFLYEHFDEITEIMKAYDIAYSLGDGLRPGSIADANDEAQFAELYTLGELTHRAWKEDVQVMIEGPGHVPMHKIKENMTKQLEVCGEAPFYTLGPLTTDIAPGYDHITSGIGAAMIGWYGTAMLCYVTPKEHLGLPDRDDVKVGVVTYKLAAHAADLAKGHPAAKVRDDALSKARFEFRWRDQFNLSLDPDTAEQYHDQTLPAEGAKTAHFCSMCGPKFCSMKISQEVREFARLQNQPATEFVAAEEAEAGMAEMSKVYDETGRELYMGAGDREHD; encoded by the coding sequence ATGGCAGACATCCCCGCACGCACAGAAATCGGCGTTACCACTGGCCCTATTCGCGGCAGCAAGAAAATCTATGTTGGCGAGCGCCGCGTGGCGATGCGCGAAATCCATCTGGAACCGTCCAGCGGGGAGCAGCCCGTACGTGTGTATGACACCAGCGGTCCCTATACGGACCCCAACGCCCTTATCGACATCAGCGCCGGTCTCCCGGAAATCCGCAAGGATTGGATCCGCGCCCGGGGCGATGTCGAGGAAGTCACCCAACGCGAAGTGCGCCCCGAAGATAATGGCCAACTCGGCCCCGACCGCAGCGGCGGCGTCGCGCCTTTCCCCAATGTCCGCAAGCAGGTGCTGCGCGCCAAGCCGGGCATGAATGTTAGCCAGATGCACTATGCCCGTCGCGGCATCATCACGCCCGAGATGGAATATGTGGCGGAACGCGAAAATCTCGGCCGTGCGCGCCTTGCCGAATATATCCGCGATGGTGAGAGCTTCGGCGCGGAAATCCCCGACTATGTCACCCCCGAATTTGTACGGGACGAAGTGGCACGCGGGCGGGCGATCATCCCCAACAATATCAACCATCCCGAAAGCGAGCCGATGGCCATTGGCCGCAACTTTCTGGTCAAGATCAACGCCAATATCGGCAACAGCGCCGTTGCGTCCGACGTGGCGACCGAGGTGGACAAGATGGTCTGGTCGATCCGCTGGGGCGCGGACACGGTGATGGACCTGTCCACGGGCCGCAATATCCACGACACCCGCGAATGGATCATCCGCAACAGCCCCGTGCCGATCGGCACCGTGCCCATCTATCAGGCGCTGGAAAAGGTCGGCGGCATTGCGGAGGACCTGACCTGGGATATCTTCCGCGATACACTGATCGAACAGGCAGAGCAGGGCGTCGATTATTTCACCATCCACGCAGGGGTCCGCCTGCCTTACGTCCCGCTCGCCGCCAAGCGCGTGACCGGCATCGTGTCGCGCGGCGGCTCCATCATGGCGAAATGGTGCCTTGCCCATCATAAGGAAAGCTTCCTCTACGAACATTTCGACGAGATCACCGAGATCATGAAGGCCTATGACATCGCCTACAGCCTCGGCGACGGGCTGCGTCCCGGATCCATCGCCGACGCCAATGACGAAGCGCAATTTGCCGAGCTCTACACGCTGGGCGAACTCACCCACCGCGCGTGGAAGGAAGACGTGCAGGTCATGATCGAAGGGCCGGGCCATGTGCCCATGCACAAGATCAAGGAGAATATGACCAAGCAGCTCGAAGTCTGCGGCGAGGCACCCTTCTACACATTGGGACCGCTCACCACCGATATCGCGCCGGGCTATGACCATATCACCAGCGGCATCGGCGCCGCGATGATCGGCTGGTACGGCACCGCCATGCTCTGCTACGTCACGCCCAAGGAGCATCTGGGCCTGCCCGACCGCGACGATGTGAAGGTCGGCGTCGTCACCTACAAGCTCGCCGCCCACGCCGCCGACCTCGCCAAGGGCCACCCCGCCGCGAAGGTTCGCGACGATGCGCTCAGCAAGGCGCGGTTTGAGTTCCGCTGGCGCGACCAGTTCAACCTCAGCCTCGACCCCGACACGGCGGAGCAATATCACGACCAGACGCTACCAGCCGAAGGCGCAAAGACCGCGCATTTCTGCAGCATGTGCGGGCCCAAATTCTGCTCGATGAAGATCAGCCAGGAAGTGCGGGAGTTTGCCCGCCTGCAAAACCAACCCGCCACCGAATTCGTCGCGGCCGAAGAGGCCGAGGCCGGCATGGCGGAAATGAGCAAGGTCTATGACGAGACCGGACGCGAACTCTATATGGGCGCTGGGGACAGGGAGCACGACTAG
- a CDS encoding DUF6445 family protein: MELPEPKISVRAMGREGEPLVVIDSFSGIADELLQAGYAAAYQHAGASYPGIRSWADPSYLDRRRDLMMQIMQRVFGFTQGVRLDASTFSLVTQDEAELSPLQRIPHYDHAGGEVIAIMHYLMGPESGGTAFYRHRRTGFETITPQREDHYNAALAQDERAYGMPPARYCYGDTDWFELIDEVEAVPDRLVLYRGRQLHSGIIPDPSILSPDPHKGRLTINMFLIGA, translated from the coding sequence ATGGAACTTCCCGAACCAAAGATCAGCGTCCGCGCCATGGGACGCGAAGGTGAGCCGCTGGTCGTCATCGACAGCTTTAGCGGGATCGCCGACGAATTGCTGCAGGCAGGCTATGCCGCGGCCTACCAGCATGCCGGCGCATCCTATCCCGGCATACGATCCTGGGCCGACCCCAGCTATCTCGACCGGCGGCGCGACCTGATGATGCAGATCATGCAGCGGGTGTTCGGCTTTACCCAAGGCGTACGGCTGGACGCCTCGACCTTTTCACTTGTCACGCAGGACGAGGCAGAACTGTCCCCGTTGCAGCGTATCCCCCATTATGATCATGCGGGCGGCGAGGTCATCGCGATCATGCACTATCTGATGGGTCCTGAAAGCGGCGGCACCGCCTTTTACCGCCACCGGCGGACAGGCTTTGAGACAATAACGCCCCAGCGGGAGGACCATTATAACGCCGCACTCGCCCAGGACGAGCGCGCCTATGGCATGCCACCGGCACGCTATTGCTATGGCGATACCGATTGGTTCGAACTGATTGACGAGGTGGAAGCCGTGCCGGACCGGCTGGTCCTCTATCGCGGACGGCAATTGCACTCGGGCATCATCCCCGACCCGTCCATCCTGTCACCCGACCCGCACAAGGGGCGTCTGACGATCAACATGTTCCTGATCGGCGCGTGA